The proteins below come from a single Vicugna pacos chromosome 13, VicPac4, whole genome shotgun sequence genomic window:
- the RCC1 gene encoding regulator of chromosome condensation isoform X6 — protein MDRKMPPKRIAKRRSPPEDALPKSKKVKDSRNQAARAVASRRIPGARSCQGACGQSPPDQKARPVSHRSHSTEPGLVLTLGQGDVGQLGLGENVMERKKPALVPIPEDIVQAEAGGMHTVCLSKSGQVYSFGCNDEGALGRDTSAEGSEMVPGKVELQEKVVQVSAGDSHTAALTEDGRVFLWGSFRDNNGVIGLLEPMKKSMVPVQVQLSTPVMKVASGNDHLVMLTADGDLYTLGCGEQGQLGRVPELFANRGGRQGLERLLVPKCVMLKSRGSRGHVRFQDAFCGAYFTFAISSEGHVYGFGLSNYHQLGTPGTESCFVPQNLTSFKNSTKSWVGFSGGQHHTVCMDSEGRAYSLGRAEYGRLGLGEGAEEKSIPTLISRLPPVSSVACGASVGYAVTKDGRVFAWGMGTNYQLGTGQEEDAWSPVEMTGKQLENRVVLSVSSGGQHTVLLVKDKEQS, from the exons ATG GACAGGAAGATGCCACCCAAGCGTATAGCTAAGAGAAGGTCACCCCCAGAAGATGCCCTCCCGAAAAGCAAGAAGGTGAAGG ACTCTCGTAACCAGGCAGCGAGGGCCGTTGCCTCCCGCCGCATTCCAGGCGCCCGCTCCTGCCAAGGTGCCTGTGGGCAGAGCCCTCCTGACCAGAAAGCCCGACCAG TCTCACATAGGTCCCACAGCACAGAACCAGGCTTGGTGCTGACACTGGGCCAGGGCGATGTGGGCCAGCTGGGGCTAGGCGAGAATGTGATGGAGAGGAAGAAGCCAGCCCTGGTGCCCATTCCAGAAGACATCGTGCAGGCTGAAGCTGGGGGCATGCACACCGTGTGTCTAAGCAAAAGTGGCCAG GTCTACTCCTTCGGCTGCAATGATGAGGGTGCCCTGGGAAGGGACACATCAGCAGAGGGCTCAGAGATGGTCCCCGGGAAAGTGGAACTGCAAGAGAAGGTGGTGCAGGTGTCAGCAGGAGACAGTCACACAGCGGCCCTCACCGAGGACGGCCGAGTCTTCCTGTGGGGCTCCTTCCGG GACAACAACGGTGTGATCGGGCTCTTGGAGcccatgaaaaagagcatggtgCCTGTGCAGGTGCAGCTGAGCACGCCGGTGATGAAGGTGGCCTCAG GAAACGACCACTTGGTGATGCTGACAGCTGATGGCGACCTCTATACTTTGGGCTGTGGAGAGCAGGGCCAGCTGGGCCGTGTGCCTGAATTGTTTGCCAATCGTGGTGGCCGGCAGGGCCTTG AACGACTGCTGGTCCCCAAGTGTGTGATGCTGAAATCCAGGGGAAGCCGGGGCCATGTCAGATTCCAGGATGCCTTCTGTGGCGCCTACTTCACCTTTGCCATCTCCTCTGAGGGCCATGTATATGGCTTTGGCCTCTCCAACTACCATCAGCTTG GAACCCCAGGCACAGAATCTTGCTTTGTACCTCAGAACCTGACATCCTTCAAGAACTCCACCAAGTCCTGGGTGGGCTTCTCTGGTGGCCAGCACCATACTGTCTGCATGGATTCAGAAG GAAGAGCGTACAGCCTGGGCCGGGCTGAGTATGGGCGACTGGGCCTTGGGGAGGGCGCTGAGGAGAAGAGCATACCCACCCTCATCTCCAGGCTGCCCCCTGTCTCCTCAGTGGCTTGTGGGGCCTCTGTGGGATATGCTGTGACCAAGGATG GACGTGTTTTTGCCTGGGGCATGGGCACCAACTACCAGCTGGGCACAGGACAGGAAGAGGATGCATGGAGCCCTGTGGAGATGACAGGCAAGCAGCTGGAGAACCGCGTGGTCTTATCTGTGTCCAGCGGAGGCCAGCACACAGTCTTACTAGTCAAGGACAAGGAGCAGAGCTGA
- the RCC1 gene encoding regulator of chromosome condensation isoform X2 — translation MPPKRIAKRRSPPEDALPKSKKVKDSRNQAARAVASRRIPGARSCQGACGQSPPDQKARPVSHRSHSTEPGLVLTLGQGDVGQLGLGENVMERKKPALVPIPEDIVQAEAGGMHTVCLSKSGQVYSFGCNDEGALGRDTSAEGSEMVPGKVELQEKVVQVSAGDSHTAALTEDGRVFLWGSFRDNNGVIGLLEPMKKSMVPVQVQLSTPVMKVASGNDHLVMLTADGDLYTLGCGEQGQLGRVPELFANRGGRQGLERLLVPKCVMLKSRGSRGHVRFQDAFCGAYFTFAISSEGHVYGFGLSNYHQLGTPGTESCFVPQNLTSFKNSTKSWVGFSGGQHHTVCMDSEGRAYSLGRAEYGRLGLGEGAEEKSIPTLISRLPPVSSVACGASVGYAVTKDGRVFAWGMGTNYQLGTGQEEDAWSPVEMTGAHEANKKKILHLIKKKANQPFSQKHKAFFPSNIDCSISPIQPESPAAKGLKSGKKATPAGEDLGREGRSAL, via the exons ATGCCACCCAAGCGTATAGCTAAGAGAAGGTCACCCCCAGAAGATGCCCTCCCGAAAAGCAAGAAGGTGAAGG ACTCTCGTAACCAGGCAGCGAGGGCCGTTGCCTCCCGCCGCATTCCAGGCGCCCGCTCCTGCCAAGGTGCCTGTGGGCAGAGCCCTCCTGACCAGAAAGCCCGACCAG TCTCACATAGGTCCCACAGCACAGAACCAGGCTTGGTGCTGACACTGGGCCAGGGCGATGTGGGCCAGCTGGGGCTAGGCGAGAATGTGATGGAGAGGAAGAAGCCAGCCCTGGTGCCCATTCCAGAAGACATCGTGCAGGCTGAAGCTGGGGGCATGCACACCGTGTGTCTAAGCAAAAGTGGCCAG GTCTACTCCTTCGGCTGCAATGATGAGGGTGCCCTGGGAAGGGACACATCAGCAGAGGGCTCAGAGATGGTCCCCGGGAAAGTGGAACTGCAAGAGAAGGTGGTGCAGGTGTCAGCAGGAGACAGTCACACAGCGGCCCTCACCGAGGACGGCCGAGTCTTCCTGTGGGGCTCCTTCCGG GACAACAACGGTGTGATCGGGCTCTTGGAGcccatgaaaaagagcatggtgCCTGTGCAGGTGCAGCTGAGCACGCCGGTGATGAAGGTGGCCTCAG GAAACGACCACTTGGTGATGCTGACAGCTGATGGCGACCTCTATACTTTGGGCTGTGGAGAGCAGGGCCAGCTGGGCCGTGTGCCTGAATTGTTTGCCAATCGTGGTGGCCGGCAGGGCCTTG AACGACTGCTGGTCCCCAAGTGTGTGATGCTGAAATCCAGGGGAAGCCGGGGCCATGTCAGATTCCAGGATGCCTTCTGTGGCGCCTACTTCACCTTTGCCATCTCCTCTGAGGGCCATGTATATGGCTTTGGCCTCTCCAACTACCATCAGCTTG GAACCCCAGGCACAGAATCTTGCTTTGTACCTCAGAACCTGACATCCTTCAAGAACTCCACCAAGTCCTGGGTGGGCTTCTCTGGTGGCCAGCACCATACTGTCTGCATGGATTCAGAAG GAAGAGCGTACAGCCTGGGCCGGGCTGAGTATGGGCGACTGGGCCTTGGGGAGGGCGCTGAGGAGAAGAGCATACCCACCCTCATCTCCAGGCTGCCCCCTGTCTCCTCAGTGGCTTGTGGGGCCTCTGTGGGATATGCTGTGACCAAGGATG GACGTGTTTTTGCCTGGGGCATGGGCACCAACTACCAGCTGGGCACAGGACAGGAAGAGGATGCATGGAGCCCTGTGGAGATGACAG GTGCCCATGaggcaaacaaaaaaaagattctCCACTTGATCAAGAAAAAAGCCAATCAGCCTTTCTCCCAGAAGCACAAAGCATTCTTCCCTTCAAACATTGACTGCAGTATCTCACCCATCCAACCTGAGTCACCTGCAGCCAAGGGCCTGAAATCTGGAAAGAAAGCTACGCCTGCAGGAGAGGACcttgggagagagggaaggagtgcTTTATAA
- the RCC1 gene encoding regulator of chromosome condensation isoform X7 produces the protein MDRKMPPKRIAKRRSPPEDALPKSKKVKDSRNQAARAVASRRIPGARSCQVSHRSHSTEPGLVLTLGQGDVGQLGLGENVMERKKPALVPIPEDIVQAEAGGMHTVCLSKSGQVYSFGCNDEGALGRDTSAEGSEMVPGKVELQEKVVQVSAGDSHTAALTEDGRVFLWGSFRDNNGVIGLLEPMKKSMVPVQVQLSTPVMKVASGNDHLVMLTADGDLYTLGCGEQGQLGRVPELFANRGGRQGLERLLVPKCVMLKSRGSRGHVRFQDAFCGAYFTFAISSEGHVYGFGLSNYHQLGTPGTESCFVPQNLTSFKNSTKSWVGFSGGQHHTVCMDSEGRAYSLGRAEYGRLGLGEGAEEKSIPTLISRLPPVSSVACGASVGYAVTKDGRVFAWGMGTNYQLGTGQEEDAWSPVEMTGKQLENRVVLSVSSGGQHTVLLVKDKEQS, from the exons ATG GACAGGAAGATGCCACCCAAGCGTATAGCTAAGAGAAGGTCACCCCCAGAAGATGCCCTCCCGAAAAGCAAGAAGGTGAAGG ACTCTCGTAACCAGGCAGCGAGGGCCGTTGCCTCCCGCCGCATTCCAGGCGCCCGCTCCTGCCAAG TCTCACATAGGTCCCACAGCACAGAACCAGGCTTGGTGCTGACACTGGGCCAGGGCGATGTGGGCCAGCTGGGGCTAGGCGAGAATGTGATGGAGAGGAAGAAGCCAGCCCTGGTGCCCATTCCAGAAGACATCGTGCAGGCTGAAGCTGGGGGCATGCACACCGTGTGTCTAAGCAAAAGTGGCCAG GTCTACTCCTTCGGCTGCAATGATGAGGGTGCCCTGGGAAGGGACACATCAGCAGAGGGCTCAGAGATGGTCCCCGGGAAAGTGGAACTGCAAGAGAAGGTGGTGCAGGTGTCAGCAGGAGACAGTCACACAGCGGCCCTCACCGAGGACGGCCGAGTCTTCCTGTGGGGCTCCTTCCGG GACAACAACGGTGTGATCGGGCTCTTGGAGcccatgaaaaagagcatggtgCCTGTGCAGGTGCAGCTGAGCACGCCGGTGATGAAGGTGGCCTCAG GAAACGACCACTTGGTGATGCTGACAGCTGATGGCGACCTCTATACTTTGGGCTGTGGAGAGCAGGGCCAGCTGGGCCGTGTGCCTGAATTGTTTGCCAATCGTGGTGGCCGGCAGGGCCTTG AACGACTGCTGGTCCCCAAGTGTGTGATGCTGAAATCCAGGGGAAGCCGGGGCCATGTCAGATTCCAGGATGCCTTCTGTGGCGCCTACTTCACCTTTGCCATCTCCTCTGAGGGCCATGTATATGGCTTTGGCCTCTCCAACTACCATCAGCTTG GAACCCCAGGCACAGAATCTTGCTTTGTACCTCAGAACCTGACATCCTTCAAGAACTCCACCAAGTCCTGGGTGGGCTTCTCTGGTGGCCAGCACCATACTGTCTGCATGGATTCAGAAG GAAGAGCGTACAGCCTGGGCCGGGCTGAGTATGGGCGACTGGGCCTTGGGGAGGGCGCTGAGGAGAAGAGCATACCCACCCTCATCTCCAGGCTGCCCCCTGTCTCCTCAGTGGCTTGTGGGGCCTCTGTGGGATATGCTGTGACCAAGGATG GACGTGTTTTTGCCTGGGGCATGGGCACCAACTACCAGCTGGGCACAGGACAGGAAGAGGATGCATGGAGCCCTGTGGAGATGACAGGCAAGCAGCTGGAGAACCGCGTGGTCTTATCTGTGTCCAGCGGAGGCCAGCACACAGTCTTACTAGTCAAGGACAAGGAGCAGAGCTGA
- the RCC1 gene encoding regulator of chromosome condensation isoform X5, with amino-acid sequence MPPKRIAKRRSPPEDALPKSKKVKVSHRSHSTEPGLVLTLGQGDVGQLGLGENVMERKKPALVPIPEDIVQAEAGGMHTVCLSKSGQVYSFGCNDEGALGRDTSAEGSEMVPGKVELQEKVVQVSAGDSHTAALTEDGRVFLWGSFRDNNGVIGLLEPMKKSMVPVQVQLSTPVMKVASGNDHLVMLTADGDLYTLGCGEQGQLGRVPELFANRGGRQGLERLLVPKCVMLKSRGSRGHVRFQDAFCGAYFTFAISSEGHVYGFGLSNYHQLGTPGTESCFVPQNLTSFKNSTKSWVGFSGGQHHTVCMDSEGRAYSLGRAEYGRLGLGEGAEEKSIPTLISRLPPVSSVACGASVGYAVTKDGRVFAWGMGTNYQLGTGQEEDAWSPVEMTGAHEANKKKILHLIKKKANQPFSQKHKAFFPSNIDCSISPIQPESPAAKGLKSGKKATPAGEDLGREGRSAL; translated from the exons ATGCCACCCAAGCGTATAGCTAAGAGAAGGTCACCCCCAGAAGATGCCCTCCCGAAAAGCAAGAAGGTGAAGG TCTCACATAGGTCCCACAGCACAGAACCAGGCTTGGTGCTGACACTGGGCCAGGGCGATGTGGGCCAGCTGGGGCTAGGCGAGAATGTGATGGAGAGGAAGAAGCCAGCCCTGGTGCCCATTCCAGAAGACATCGTGCAGGCTGAAGCTGGGGGCATGCACACCGTGTGTCTAAGCAAAAGTGGCCAG GTCTACTCCTTCGGCTGCAATGATGAGGGTGCCCTGGGAAGGGACACATCAGCAGAGGGCTCAGAGATGGTCCCCGGGAAAGTGGAACTGCAAGAGAAGGTGGTGCAGGTGTCAGCAGGAGACAGTCACACAGCGGCCCTCACCGAGGACGGCCGAGTCTTCCTGTGGGGCTCCTTCCGG GACAACAACGGTGTGATCGGGCTCTTGGAGcccatgaaaaagagcatggtgCCTGTGCAGGTGCAGCTGAGCACGCCGGTGATGAAGGTGGCCTCAG GAAACGACCACTTGGTGATGCTGACAGCTGATGGCGACCTCTATACTTTGGGCTGTGGAGAGCAGGGCCAGCTGGGCCGTGTGCCTGAATTGTTTGCCAATCGTGGTGGCCGGCAGGGCCTTG AACGACTGCTGGTCCCCAAGTGTGTGATGCTGAAATCCAGGGGAAGCCGGGGCCATGTCAGATTCCAGGATGCCTTCTGTGGCGCCTACTTCACCTTTGCCATCTCCTCTGAGGGCCATGTATATGGCTTTGGCCTCTCCAACTACCATCAGCTTG GAACCCCAGGCACAGAATCTTGCTTTGTACCTCAGAACCTGACATCCTTCAAGAACTCCACCAAGTCCTGGGTGGGCTTCTCTGGTGGCCAGCACCATACTGTCTGCATGGATTCAGAAG GAAGAGCGTACAGCCTGGGCCGGGCTGAGTATGGGCGACTGGGCCTTGGGGAGGGCGCTGAGGAGAAGAGCATACCCACCCTCATCTCCAGGCTGCCCCCTGTCTCCTCAGTGGCTTGTGGGGCCTCTGTGGGATATGCTGTGACCAAGGATG GACGTGTTTTTGCCTGGGGCATGGGCACCAACTACCAGCTGGGCACAGGACAGGAAGAGGATGCATGGAGCCCTGTGGAGATGACAG GTGCCCATGaggcaaacaaaaaaaagattctCCACTTGATCAAGAAAAAAGCCAATCAGCCTTTCTCCCAGAAGCACAAAGCATTCTTCCCTTCAAACATTGACTGCAGTATCTCACCCATCCAACCTGAGTCACCTGCAGCCAAGGGCCTGAAATCTGGAAAGAAAGCTACGCCTGCAGGAGAGGACcttgggagagagggaaggagtgcTTTATAA
- the RCC1 gene encoding regulator of chromosome condensation isoform X4, with translation MDRKMPPKRIAKRRSPPEDALPKSKKVKVSHRSHSTEPGLVLTLGQGDVGQLGLGENVMERKKPALVPIPEDIVQAEAGGMHTVCLSKSGQVYSFGCNDEGALGRDTSAEGSEMVPGKVELQEKVVQVSAGDSHTAALTEDGRVFLWGSFRDNNGVIGLLEPMKKSMVPVQVQLSTPVMKVASGNDHLVMLTADGDLYTLGCGEQGQLGRVPELFANRGGRQGLERLLVPKCVMLKSRGSRGHVRFQDAFCGAYFTFAISSEGHVYGFGLSNYHQLGTPGTESCFVPQNLTSFKNSTKSWVGFSGGQHHTVCMDSEGRAYSLGRAEYGRLGLGEGAEEKSIPTLISRLPPVSSVACGASVGYAVTKDGRVFAWGMGTNYQLGTGQEEDAWSPVEMTGAHEANKKKILHLIKKKANQPFSQKHKAFFPSNIDCSISPIQPESPAAKGLKSGKKATPAGEDLGREGRSAL, from the exons ATG GACAGGAAGATGCCACCCAAGCGTATAGCTAAGAGAAGGTCACCCCCAGAAGATGCCCTCCCGAAAAGCAAGAAGGTGAAGG TCTCACATAGGTCCCACAGCACAGAACCAGGCTTGGTGCTGACACTGGGCCAGGGCGATGTGGGCCAGCTGGGGCTAGGCGAGAATGTGATGGAGAGGAAGAAGCCAGCCCTGGTGCCCATTCCAGAAGACATCGTGCAGGCTGAAGCTGGGGGCATGCACACCGTGTGTCTAAGCAAAAGTGGCCAG GTCTACTCCTTCGGCTGCAATGATGAGGGTGCCCTGGGAAGGGACACATCAGCAGAGGGCTCAGAGATGGTCCCCGGGAAAGTGGAACTGCAAGAGAAGGTGGTGCAGGTGTCAGCAGGAGACAGTCACACAGCGGCCCTCACCGAGGACGGCCGAGTCTTCCTGTGGGGCTCCTTCCGG GACAACAACGGTGTGATCGGGCTCTTGGAGcccatgaaaaagagcatggtgCCTGTGCAGGTGCAGCTGAGCACGCCGGTGATGAAGGTGGCCTCAG GAAACGACCACTTGGTGATGCTGACAGCTGATGGCGACCTCTATACTTTGGGCTGTGGAGAGCAGGGCCAGCTGGGCCGTGTGCCTGAATTGTTTGCCAATCGTGGTGGCCGGCAGGGCCTTG AACGACTGCTGGTCCCCAAGTGTGTGATGCTGAAATCCAGGGGAAGCCGGGGCCATGTCAGATTCCAGGATGCCTTCTGTGGCGCCTACTTCACCTTTGCCATCTCCTCTGAGGGCCATGTATATGGCTTTGGCCTCTCCAACTACCATCAGCTTG GAACCCCAGGCACAGAATCTTGCTTTGTACCTCAGAACCTGACATCCTTCAAGAACTCCACCAAGTCCTGGGTGGGCTTCTCTGGTGGCCAGCACCATACTGTCTGCATGGATTCAGAAG GAAGAGCGTACAGCCTGGGCCGGGCTGAGTATGGGCGACTGGGCCTTGGGGAGGGCGCTGAGGAGAAGAGCATACCCACCCTCATCTCCAGGCTGCCCCCTGTCTCCTCAGTGGCTTGTGGGGCCTCTGTGGGATATGCTGTGACCAAGGATG GACGTGTTTTTGCCTGGGGCATGGGCACCAACTACCAGCTGGGCACAGGACAGGAAGAGGATGCATGGAGCCCTGTGGAGATGACAG GTGCCCATGaggcaaacaaaaaaaagattctCCACTTGATCAAGAAAAAAGCCAATCAGCCTTTCTCCCAGAAGCACAAAGCATTCTTCCCTTCAAACATTGACTGCAGTATCTCACCCATCCAACCTGAGTCACCTGCAGCCAAGGGCCTGAAATCTGGAAAGAAAGCTACGCCTGCAGGAGAGGACcttgggagagagggaaggagtgcTTTATAA
- the RCC1 gene encoding regulator of chromosome condensation isoform X1, with amino-acid sequence MDRKMPPKRIAKRRSPPEDALPKSKKVKDSRNQAARAVASRRIPGARSCQGACGQSPPDQKARPVSHRSHSTEPGLVLTLGQGDVGQLGLGENVMERKKPALVPIPEDIVQAEAGGMHTVCLSKSGQVYSFGCNDEGALGRDTSAEGSEMVPGKVELQEKVVQVSAGDSHTAALTEDGRVFLWGSFRDNNGVIGLLEPMKKSMVPVQVQLSTPVMKVASGNDHLVMLTADGDLYTLGCGEQGQLGRVPELFANRGGRQGLERLLVPKCVMLKSRGSRGHVRFQDAFCGAYFTFAISSEGHVYGFGLSNYHQLGTPGTESCFVPQNLTSFKNSTKSWVGFSGGQHHTVCMDSEGRAYSLGRAEYGRLGLGEGAEEKSIPTLISRLPPVSSVACGASVGYAVTKDGRVFAWGMGTNYQLGTGQEEDAWSPVEMTGAHEANKKKILHLIKKKANQPFSQKHKAFFPSNIDCSISPIQPESPAAKGLKSGKKATPAGEDLGREGRSAL; translated from the exons ATG GACAGGAAGATGCCACCCAAGCGTATAGCTAAGAGAAGGTCACCCCCAGAAGATGCCCTCCCGAAAAGCAAGAAGGTGAAGG ACTCTCGTAACCAGGCAGCGAGGGCCGTTGCCTCCCGCCGCATTCCAGGCGCCCGCTCCTGCCAAGGTGCCTGTGGGCAGAGCCCTCCTGACCAGAAAGCCCGACCAG TCTCACATAGGTCCCACAGCACAGAACCAGGCTTGGTGCTGACACTGGGCCAGGGCGATGTGGGCCAGCTGGGGCTAGGCGAGAATGTGATGGAGAGGAAGAAGCCAGCCCTGGTGCCCATTCCAGAAGACATCGTGCAGGCTGAAGCTGGGGGCATGCACACCGTGTGTCTAAGCAAAAGTGGCCAG GTCTACTCCTTCGGCTGCAATGATGAGGGTGCCCTGGGAAGGGACACATCAGCAGAGGGCTCAGAGATGGTCCCCGGGAAAGTGGAACTGCAAGAGAAGGTGGTGCAGGTGTCAGCAGGAGACAGTCACACAGCGGCCCTCACCGAGGACGGCCGAGTCTTCCTGTGGGGCTCCTTCCGG GACAACAACGGTGTGATCGGGCTCTTGGAGcccatgaaaaagagcatggtgCCTGTGCAGGTGCAGCTGAGCACGCCGGTGATGAAGGTGGCCTCAG GAAACGACCACTTGGTGATGCTGACAGCTGATGGCGACCTCTATACTTTGGGCTGTGGAGAGCAGGGCCAGCTGGGCCGTGTGCCTGAATTGTTTGCCAATCGTGGTGGCCGGCAGGGCCTTG AACGACTGCTGGTCCCCAAGTGTGTGATGCTGAAATCCAGGGGAAGCCGGGGCCATGTCAGATTCCAGGATGCCTTCTGTGGCGCCTACTTCACCTTTGCCATCTCCTCTGAGGGCCATGTATATGGCTTTGGCCTCTCCAACTACCATCAGCTTG GAACCCCAGGCACAGAATCTTGCTTTGTACCTCAGAACCTGACATCCTTCAAGAACTCCACCAAGTCCTGGGTGGGCTTCTCTGGTGGCCAGCACCATACTGTCTGCATGGATTCAGAAG GAAGAGCGTACAGCCTGGGCCGGGCTGAGTATGGGCGACTGGGCCTTGGGGAGGGCGCTGAGGAGAAGAGCATACCCACCCTCATCTCCAGGCTGCCCCCTGTCTCCTCAGTGGCTTGTGGGGCCTCTGTGGGATATGCTGTGACCAAGGATG GACGTGTTTTTGCCTGGGGCATGGGCACCAACTACCAGCTGGGCACAGGACAGGAAGAGGATGCATGGAGCCCTGTGGAGATGACAG GTGCCCATGaggcaaacaaaaaaaagattctCCACTTGATCAAGAAAAAAGCCAATCAGCCTTTCTCCCAGAAGCACAAAGCATTCTTCCCTTCAAACATTGACTGCAGTATCTCACCCATCCAACCTGAGTCACCTGCAGCCAAGGGCCTGAAATCTGGAAAGAAAGCTACGCCTGCAGGAGAGGACcttgggagagagggaaggagtgcTTTATAA
- the RCC1 gene encoding regulator of chromosome condensation isoform X3 — translation MDRKMPPKRIAKRRSPPEDALPKSKKVKDSRNQAARAVASRRIPGARSCQVSHRSHSTEPGLVLTLGQGDVGQLGLGENVMERKKPALVPIPEDIVQAEAGGMHTVCLSKSGQVYSFGCNDEGALGRDTSAEGSEMVPGKVELQEKVVQVSAGDSHTAALTEDGRVFLWGSFRDNNGVIGLLEPMKKSMVPVQVQLSTPVMKVASGNDHLVMLTADGDLYTLGCGEQGQLGRVPELFANRGGRQGLERLLVPKCVMLKSRGSRGHVRFQDAFCGAYFTFAISSEGHVYGFGLSNYHQLGTPGTESCFVPQNLTSFKNSTKSWVGFSGGQHHTVCMDSEGRAYSLGRAEYGRLGLGEGAEEKSIPTLISRLPPVSSVACGASVGYAVTKDGRVFAWGMGTNYQLGTGQEEDAWSPVEMTGAHEANKKKILHLIKKKANQPFSQKHKAFFPSNIDCSISPIQPESPAAKGLKSGKKATPAGEDLGREGRSAL, via the exons ATG GACAGGAAGATGCCACCCAAGCGTATAGCTAAGAGAAGGTCACCCCCAGAAGATGCCCTCCCGAAAAGCAAGAAGGTGAAGG ACTCTCGTAACCAGGCAGCGAGGGCCGTTGCCTCCCGCCGCATTCCAGGCGCCCGCTCCTGCCAAG TCTCACATAGGTCCCACAGCACAGAACCAGGCTTGGTGCTGACACTGGGCCAGGGCGATGTGGGCCAGCTGGGGCTAGGCGAGAATGTGATGGAGAGGAAGAAGCCAGCCCTGGTGCCCATTCCAGAAGACATCGTGCAGGCTGAAGCTGGGGGCATGCACACCGTGTGTCTAAGCAAAAGTGGCCAG GTCTACTCCTTCGGCTGCAATGATGAGGGTGCCCTGGGAAGGGACACATCAGCAGAGGGCTCAGAGATGGTCCCCGGGAAAGTGGAACTGCAAGAGAAGGTGGTGCAGGTGTCAGCAGGAGACAGTCACACAGCGGCCCTCACCGAGGACGGCCGAGTCTTCCTGTGGGGCTCCTTCCGG GACAACAACGGTGTGATCGGGCTCTTGGAGcccatgaaaaagagcatggtgCCTGTGCAGGTGCAGCTGAGCACGCCGGTGATGAAGGTGGCCTCAG GAAACGACCACTTGGTGATGCTGACAGCTGATGGCGACCTCTATACTTTGGGCTGTGGAGAGCAGGGCCAGCTGGGCCGTGTGCCTGAATTGTTTGCCAATCGTGGTGGCCGGCAGGGCCTTG AACGACTGCTGGTCCCCAAGTGTGTGATGCTGAAATCCAGGGGAAGCCGGGGCCATGTCAGATTCCAGGATGCCTTCTGTGGCGCCTACTTCACCTTTGCCATCTCCTCTGAGGGCCATGTATATGGCTTTGGCCTCTCCAACTACCATCAGCTTG GAACCCCAGGCACAGAATCTTGCTTTGTACCTCAGAACCTGACATCCTTCAAGAACTCCACCAAGTCCTGGGTGGGCTTCTCTGGTGGCCAGCACCATACTGTCTGCATGGATTCAGAAG GAAGAGCGTACAGCCTGGGCCGGGCTGAGTATGGGCGACTGGGCCTTGGGGAGGGCGCTGAGGAGAAGAGCATACCCACCCTCATCTCCAGGCTGCCCCCTGTCTCCTCAGTGGCTTGTGGGGCCTCTGTGGGATATGCTGTGACCAAGGATG GACGTGTTTTTGCCTGGGGCATGGGCACCAACTACCAGCTGGGCACAGGACAGGAAGAGGATGCATGGAGCCCTGTGGAGATGACAG GTGCCCATGaggcaaacaaaaaaaagattctCCACTTGATCAAGAAAAAAGCCAATCAGCCTTTCTCCCAGAAGCACAAAGCATTCTTCCCTTCAAACATTGACTGCAGTATCTCACCCATCCAACCTGAGTCACCTGCAGCCAAGGGCCTGAAATCTGGAAAGAAAGCTACGCCTGCAGGAGAGGACcttgggagagagggaaggagtgcTTTATAA